GGCGACCTTGCCACCGAGCGTCGGGAACTCCGGCCGGCGCGGAGTGCCCCACATCGGCGGACACTCCAGCCCGTACAGCTCACGGCACTGCTCGACGAACTCAGTCGGGGGACGCCAAGTCGTCTCCGAGTTCGTCGTCATGCAGCGGCTCCTCCGGCGCCAGGGCCCGGAGCTCCTTGAGCACCTCGCGTAGCTCCTTGGCCAGTGAGTGGAGGGACGTGCCGGGGAGCGCGACCGGGGCGTCGATCTCGGTAGCCAGGCGTACGGCAACGGCGGCCAGAGTCGGCGCCATCCCGTCCAGGGCCTCGAGGTCCCCGAGCGCCTCGATGTCCTCCGTGACGCGCGCCCGCACGGAGCCCCGGCGCGAGGCCTCGTGGGCGTCGGCGAACGGATCGCGCTCGTCCTCGTCCAGCAGCACGGCGGGGGAGACCTCGAGCGCCGCGGCGAGCGCCACCAGGTCGTCGACGTCAACCCGCCGGGCAGCGGTCTCCACCTTGCCGAGCACCGAGGGACTCATCGGGCGGCCGGCGTCCGTCACACGCTGCGCGAGGGCGCGCTGGTCCCAGCCTCGGCGCTGACGGAGCGCGGTGACCTGGGAGGCCACCCGTCCGCCAGCCTCGCCAATCTCGACGGGGCGAGCCGCCATCATCGCCTCCTCTATACGGCGAGGGCCGGTCCGCGATCATCGCGGCCGCCTGGCCGGCCCGGGGAGAGAAAAAGGAAAGGTGGGCGCGGGGCTGGGAAGCCGATCTCCCCAAAGATCGGAGCCGTCCGGAGCCCGGCCCAGACCGAGATCACTCCCAGATTGGGAGGATCAATGCAGGTCAGACGCCTAGTGAGCGAGCCCATCCCTGGTCAACGCGGGCGAGGCGGCGGACCTCAGCCTCGACGGCGTGGCGCAGCTGGGGGCGCGGAGGGCAGCCTCCAGCCAGCCGGCCGGGGGCTGCTCGCCGGGCGGCGTCCAGCCCAGCGTGACCAGTGCGGCCGCGGTCCCTTCCGGGACGATGACCTGGGCTTGGCCGTCCATGGTGACCTCGTCGAGGCGCAGCTCGAGGACCAGGTGCGGGGTCATGTCGACGCTGGCGGACAGGCGCAGCCCGACGGTCGCGTGGCTGACGTCCTGGCCGTCTACCTCGACTGAGCCGTGGGGGCCGTTCAGGTGGAGGCGTGCTGTGCGCCCTGGGTTCGCGATTGATGCGCTGGCTGGTCCGGCCGGTGGGGTGGCGGGCTTGGCTTCTTGCATGCGCTCGCGCTGCTTGGGCGTGGGGTAGCTCATGGGTGCCTCCTCATCAGGGGCCGGCGTACCAGTCGCGTGAGGTGACCAGCCGGAGCACCTCGGAGAGTGGCCGGTTGCCCTTGTCGTTGTTGCACTTGCGCAGGCAGACCGGGCATCCGTCGACGCCGTGGATGGGGGCGAGGTTGTCGGGGTCCAGCTCTGCGCCGCCGCGGCTTACGGCGTGGATGTGGTCGACGGCCTGTGAGCCGGGGTGGCCGCACATGAGGCAGACGTCGGACTCGGCCAGGATGCGGGCGCGCAGCTTGCGGTAGGCGTACGAGGTGAGGTCTGCGCGGCCTGCCACCCGCACCTCCAAAGCTGTGACGTGACCGGGGAACGCCTGCTACATACGGGGTCATGAGGATGAGTGAGGCATACGCGACGACGGTCGCAGCTGTCGCGCCGGTGATCTGGTTGGTCGGGGCTGTGGAACTACACCAGGTCGTCCAGCGGTTCGCTGCTGCGGCCACTGAGGGCGAGGCTCATGATGCTGAGTACCGGCGGCGGCTGGAGGCGTTTGGCGACGACGCTACGTGGGCTGAACTGCGGGACTTGACCACGCGCTTCCGC
The genomic region above belongs to Streptomyces marianii and contains:
- a CDS encoding helix-turn-helix domain-containing protein translates to MMAARPVEIGEAGGRVASQVTALRQRRGWDQRALAQRVTDAGRPMSPSVLGKVETAARRVDVDDLVALAAALEVSPAVLLDEDERDPFADAHEASRRGSVRARVTEDIEALGDLEALDGMAPTLAAVAVRLATEIDAPVALPGTSLHSLAKELREVLKELRALAPEEPLHDDELGDDLASPD
- a CDS encoding HNH endonuclease — translated: MAGRADLTSYAYRKLRARILAESDVCLMCGHPGSQAVDHIHAVSRGGAELDPDNLAPIHGVDGCPVCLRKCNNDKGNRPLSEVLRLVTSRDWYAGP